TTAgtaagaaaaatattttttacaaGTATAAAATATGAATTTAGATTTAATATCACATGGAACGTGGGAGTTTTTCAGGGGGGTTGGAGGTTTTTTCTTTTAAATTCTAAGGAGGATTATTAACGACTAATATTTTTGTCAAAACCCTGAACCTAAGACCACAAACATGTCAGTAAACTCTAACAACTTGAGGCAATAGAAAATATTAGACACTTTGCCAGTTTTTTGTGCCTCTTACAACTTGAGGCACTAGAAAACATTATAAACTTTGCCAGTTTTTTGTGCATCCTCAATTGATTTTAGAGGTAAACATACTTGTGGGGAGGAATACGTGAAATCTACAACAATTTCCATTATAAACAAAACGCCTTTGTGATAAAACAAGCAAGTTATATTAGACTATAAAGTAGTACATACCTTCAAAGAAATCTTGGAGAACACAACCAATGATAATATGAACCAACCTTAGTGATCATGTACTCTGCATCGTGTACCAATACTCATTTCACTCTAGAATCGATGTGTCGGGTGAAATAATATTAGCTGAAACAACTCTGTTTTTTGCAATTGGGTACCTAAGAAATTTGTTTGCCTATAATTTTGTCATCTATATTAACGTACTATCAAGTTTAAGTCTCATACTTCGCATACATTGACCAAAAATACAAGTAAGTTAGTTTACACTTTTGATGAATAATCTATACAATCTCGTAGACTAACGTGCAATAACAATAAAGTTAAGTGCAACATAATAAATTGAAAAACTTTTATGCATGCAAAATATTCAGTATCAGGGTTACTTATTCCACAACTCAAAAAGATTTTAATCATGATAATTTCTATCGGCAACCAAGTTACTACATAGCTAAAGTAAAACAGATTCATCATAAATTATGAACATCGCACACATCACAACTCCTCGGAAATTTAGAATTTATactagaaaatgacccgtgcctcgcacgggttttcatgttagtttatatttatattataaatgcaTAATTAACTTATAAAAGACATACAAATAAGATATATATAACTATTTTTACATCTTTCAAACTACTTTAAGGGCCTCATTACCCCGAAGATTACTAACATTTGCCAACGTTTGAATGTTTTCAACAATTGATTTTCACCTGTCTGTGGAGTTAAACTATGAAGAATCGACCTTAATTTATCATTTATTAATATAacatttaatatattatattataataaaattaacgATTTAGATGTTGATATCTATAGTTGCTACCAATTCTTTTTAGATCTTTACTGAAAAGAGAACTCTTTTTCAAAATACAAAGTTAACTTTGTGGTCCTGTAACATAAATTAGCAAAAAGTGAATCAAAAATCGAAACCAAACGAAAACTACACCATTTGTTTGGTTTGGTTATGATTTCAAATTGTAAAAACCGTATAATGTGGTTTGGGTTTGGTTTTTTATTTGAAACCAAACTGATTAAGCTAAACCgtacaaaattaataaaaattaatttgttaaaattattaaaatatttatatgcAAATATAAAGAAACATTTTTTTCGTGCAAAAGAAATGATTTTATTAAACTTTCAGATCATTTAACAATACATGAACCAAATCCGGATGGACATCCCCCATCTCGCGCCTACGATCAGCTAAATAACTTGAATATCTCGCTACACAGTGAGCTAACATGTTCACGGACCGTTTTACaaattttaaagtcaaatttCTTGACTCTAATTCACTAAGTAGCTTTTTGCATCCATCAGCAACCCGTCCAAAGTAGGAAAGTTTAACTGATGAACACCGAATAGCATGAATTGCACCTAGGCAATCCGACTTTACCATAACTGTTGATCAACCACTTTGTCCAAAGTAGAAAAGTTTAACTGATGAATACCGAATAGCCTAGGTGCAATAAGGCAATCTGACTCTACCATAACTGTTGATCAACCACTTTGTCCAAAGTAGGAAAGTTTAACTGATGAACACCGAATAGCCTGAATTGCACCTAGGCAATCTGACTCTACCATAACCGTTGATCAACCACTTTGTTTAACCCAGTTCGACGCCTCCTATATGACAATTGTTTCTGCAAGTTCCGTGTTAAGGATTTGAATGACTGATGTGATGATATCATTGTACTCCTTTCCGTTCTGCGTCCACGCCATATCATTCCTATTACTCCAAATTGCACAAGCCACCATGAATATTTTGTGGATAACATTACGTGTACAAGATAATATAAAAATTTGTTGGTGGCAGAATTTGAACCTGACAACGTGGATAGGgtataaataataatgtaaatatttatttttggcgGGATTTAAACCTAGAAACTTGAGtttgtataaataataatataaatatttgatgtTGGAGGAATTTTGAACATGGAACTTGAGTTATGTATATTATTTTAGTATATGAATTTAATGAATCTGATCATTTGCTTAAGAAGATCCGACGGTCGTGATCCAGGATAACCAAATCAACAACAAAAACATACTAAATTATAACTCATTCATGTTAATAGAGTTTAGTATAGATTATGAGTTGTATTTATTGTAGAACACTTGAACCTTATTTGTTAGCCTTATTTCTTAGATTACTGTCCTGCAATACATAATGTAATATTATAATTTGTACTGTATTATAATATAATGTAATATTGtcaataaaaaaattacataGTTCTACACAATCTACCGTCTAAAATGATATAATATACGTACATCAACATTTCCGTATTTATTATTCctatatatgaaaataatatGAGATACATATGTTCTGTCTTAAGTGGGTTTCGCTTCTGCAGCCTGCTGACAagtaaaaggaaagaagataatCTTAATAAAAACATTGCTCCAGGAACCGGTAATTGAGTACAAGCTTAACCAAAATTATACCAAAGTCAAGTAAGCCACACAAACTACATAATACAAAGGAAAATACCTGGTCTAATTGGCTTTTAGTATTTGGTCGGCTAGTAAATATTTGCTTTAACTGATCCAACTGCTCTCACTTTACACATCACAAACTTAGTCCCTTTCGAATTAATTCTCAGTAACTCACACAAACAAACTCTAGGGTATTCAAATTTGACAGTATATATCCTGTATTATATGAACCTGATATGCTAATATGTTTTCACCACCACACATAGAGAAGTTGAATGAATTTCAGTAATTACTATATGCTTATAAAAAAAGTTGAGTCCACTATTGTTCAAATACTAATTTTATAAGTAATTATTTTTTAAGTTTTTATACAAAGACCGATGCTCCAGACCAAAGATTTCTAAAATATATTATATTGCGATAAATGTTTGCGGTATGTTAAAATGTTGGCCCTCCACGCATTTACACGACGGACTTCTACATGTATTATGAGAAAAGACCGTGATGCGATATATGATGCAGCATGTGTTTGTCGTAAAATGAAATGGACTCTTTATATAAAATATGCATGTAGATTATAAATGAGTTAATTTGCATGTGTGCATTGTAGACAGACGTATGGTTGAGGGCGATCAAAGACTGAAATTTCAATGGTAGAAGGAACAGAAGAAATAATAGAGTGGGTGGGGGCAATTGTTGAGCATAATTTTATAAAGCTACCTATCCCTTTCCCTTTAACACCAGCATATGCAGCTTTCACTCCAGCATGCCATGACCATCCAACAACTTGAAGACAACAACAACAAAATAAAATTGAAGATTAGTAAAAAAGAGAATGTTGGTGTTTATTTTTCTATGACTCTGCAGAGTTTTAGAGAGAATGTTAGCACTCAGTATCTTCTTTTACTTTCCACTTTATTTTTTATACTTCTACCATTCATTTTATTTTTGCTAGTTCTTTATTTTTTTCATAAATacataaattaaattaattagtGTAGCATATATAGCATGACTCTCATTTTTCCTTTATTCTAACAAATCTCGTAGATAAGTAAGAATCGAACCGACAACTAGAAATAAATCTTTAATCATTAAAATAAATTTCGGAGAAGAGCGAGAATCGAACGGATAACATAGAACGACAAAATATAAACTCTTAATATCTCAATTGTTGTAAAAGCGGATACGATAGCTAAAATAAAGTTGAAATTAGAGATAAAAAAAGTAATATTAAAGATATGATCATAGTACGATTTATTTTGTTACGGTTCAGACGAAGCATGATGAGCACTTAGATTATTCCCACATCTACTAGTTGTCTTTTTCCTCTAATTTCGCCTCCGCCTCTTTCTCTAGGTCTACTACAATAATCCAAACAAACACTACAAGTTAAATAGAAGGGAATTTTGGAACAGAACGAAAATGGTTCATCCACCCACTAGAAAAGGAGGAGCCTTTTAGATTAAATAAAAAGAGACAAGCATTTTCTTTACAATGCTTCCTCAATTACACTTGAAGAGTTGGTGTTGGAAGCAAGGAATGTAGAGTGTAAAAATATGTGTTACATATAACAACTGAGTTTTCCATGCCAAATGGTCTCTTCAGATCGTCGATCAAATTCTGATCATTTCGAAAAAATAAGAAATGTATATTATGCCAGGCTTGAATCCAAATTAATTTTATCGAAACAGATTATATTTAATAATGGATTGATCAGGGGCATACGATTGTTGAAATATAGTGAACTACTGTGAAAATTTTTGATGACATATGTACAATAGAATTTTTGACATACATGTACCGGATTaccattatatatatatatatatatcacataaTATTTTTGATATACGATATTATTAACAAATCGTTTGCCTCTGGCTAATCTCTCAATCTAACATATAGCGTGCAGTTAAATCTCTACTGAAAAGCTAAAGGAGGGCGTTTGTGGGCAATGAGGCCTACAAGTTATTCTTTGAATACACACAATTCCAGGTGCTAAAATATAATATAGGTTTGGATTTAGTCTCTCGCCATTTTCTGCTTTAGTTTAACCCCCCTTAGCAGCTTAGGAGTCTTTTAGATTGGCCTCACTTGCCTTGTTCTTCTTGGCCCTTTCTGCCTTTCCGCCTAATTCTCCCTTTATTTTCCCCAACAAAGCTTCCAATCTTACTATTTTTCCAATCCTGTATACAGTTTAAAATATGCAAAACCACACAATGTAACAAATCACTGTTTCAGGTTATCAACAACACATATAATACAAGTTTGTTATGTTTACACCAGAACCAAATTCTTTGTCCTTTTTGTTTCCTCTAAACATTTACTTAGAATTATGCCTCAATTTTTGACAAAGAATTCTAAGAAACGCTATAAGATCCAACAAAACTACCACACTGTGgatattctttttttttttcaatttatttcGACTGTCATTATTCTTTGTAAATGATACCTTTATTCTAAAAAAAAAGAGTTCCTTACATAGTGAGGCTGACAACACCTAGGATCTCGAAATTTATTATTGCAAAATTTTAagatatttatattaaaatatataacatGTGTATAAGTCCATTACGGCTACAAGATTTAATTCAGATTAAGATTTTGTGATTTTAGACCAATCTTTTATTATGTATGATACAACCCAACTCTCCTGGCAAAAACTAATAAATATAagtatttttttctaaattttgtTGAAAAATGAAAACTGGAGGTCACTACAAGAAATTGGATATTTATGGACCGTATTATTCCCTACTGAAAAATTGGGCAAAAAATGACGGACAATTATAATTGGTCGATTTTGTATCTAAAACGGTTTTGATGCGGCTAAATGCCCCGTTTCTTGTAGTGGGTATTGATAAAGAATTCTGACATCGCTGGGTCTTTTTTTCATGAAGCTATCTAATTTCTCTATATCTCCATGTGATATTGTGATGTATATTATCTAAAGTAATGGTTTACTTAGTTTTAAAAATAAAGTTCTATCTCTGCATTATTTTGGCTATCAGAAATTCCCCCGCGTGGCCTCGCCTATATGGCCATTTACATGTCCTATGCATATAAATAGTGGCCATGCAGTCTGCAACCTAAACTCCCAAGAGTCATACTCATATACATATCCTTTCTCAGCTTACGCACTTAAACACAGACTAAAAACATGGGCAGGGAAAGTATTGATCAAACAGCAATTCATTCGTCTTCCATAGCTTTGTTACAAGAAAGGTTTCGACAATTGCAACGAGTCAAAGAAATGAGAGAAGAAAAGGAGATGTTTCGTTTTTTTTCCGAGTCGGATCGATGTACAAGTCCTTCTAGCACGAAGTACAACACTACTTCCCAGCTGCACAAACCATTCAATCTGTTTTTTCAGTCTGAGCTACTCCTCCCTTCTTCATCAAACGTGCCAGCTCAAGCAATCTCGACGTCGTCACAAATTAAAACATGTCTCTCCCTTTGGCCAGATCACAGTAGGCATGTTGCAGACAATGTGATCAAGAAGAGTACTTGCTTAAACAATAAGTCCTGGTTTTCTAATACGACTCCGTTGTTTGTTGTCGATGACTATGATAACGACTGTGATGTTGATACTTCTCTTCATTTGTAGGACATGTACGCGTATGCATATCCATATCTAAGATTAAAGTATGTACTATGCATATGTGTGTGATTTCATGAAGTTTTTTCAGGTTATGTACCTGTTATATATGGATCGACTAATTTAATCAACTAGTTATAATTAGTTTAACTTTTATAATACTACCATATTAATCTCATggtaaatttataaattttataaataatatgaatttaataaaatctataatttcaaaaaaaattataaatttttaagcatttgtaacacccccttcttaaaatagaagggagatattactaaaaatccaaaaacctgcaaacagagcgcTAACATATTtcctaaataaaaattaaacagtctaaaatcttcaaaataatattaaatctccaaactgtctaaaccaataatatgAATTCTGAATcctctaaataaataattaagtctaattAATGATAAAGACCGAAATCCTAATCAACGAATtggggtagctctccatcacacaatcccagatccccctaagcacctgtcagaaaaagaatacggcatgagccaaacgcccagtacggatttgaaatacaatttataaaacaaaaaatcagaattaaataatcagcaatttataataaaacaaaaattttaaaaataagtaaggctgaaacaacgaggggttaggatatttcataccgatatcagaacagatacaaatacacacatcatagggtacctaatgtgtgcaacagaatggataacttgtacggcatatacaacgtcaccataactcaaatcacaaatcaaactctaggtgcacccacgtatcctgaacaaatatcaaatgcgcaaaagctcctcccaagagctaacagaaggatacgccgtgaccaatcacactgtcatggaagtgtcatgtcactggtgccgcaatgacatggctgtagtacccctacagctggttaactcggtataccctaaatcactaagggttcaaaataaaatattctcgcAAATTTAAAATCACCTGATACGAGTAATTCAGATTTCCAAAACagagggtgtcataaataatatttcaaaacagaagtaaacaaatatttataattttgcaaatccattttaaaacaattttcggaaGTCAAGAAGGTTAAAAGAATTTATAACGGAACAAACAGAAGGTAGAACGAAACgaatcaaatatatataatatcTATGAGAAGTAGCGCAGAATAAAAGGGGACAGAATCCGTACCTCAAAAATCGCAACTAAAGCTACTAACACCTAATTTGCAAATGATCTGCTAATTTTCCCGCCCACGATCTAAATACAAAAATTGTTTTATTGTTAATATTTCATTAGTCTCGCCATGATAAACATATTATGTCATTAACTTGATGTACACCATATTCTTATATTTAAACTACTCGTGTTATGCCAAAACATTACTAATactttttttttttgtttttactGGCATGCACAGAACTTGGCGACCAAACTCATCCAGTGACATTAACAAGACAAACACAAAAGCTAAACTTAGCCCCACATATGGCTATCAATGTATTTTTAAATATCAacatatgtaaatatatatgtgatATTAACGTAACATAATAATAATATCCAAATAAATTGTACTACAAAGTTTGATCCATCAAATTAAAGTAGCTATATAATTCATTCTAATTTATAATCAAAAACATAATTTATGTTTATAACATCATATCACTAAATTATTATGCCAagttataatattttaaattattaaatataagcTTGAATGAGTAAAACCATCAAATATGTAATTAAATAATGGTATCTATGTAAAATTATTCTAATACTATAAATCTTgaaaccaaaacaggataaaaGATCTTCAAAAgaagaataaaataataatattttatttaagaaCCACGTCCAAAGTAAGCAATATAGATACATAATTAAGTAACCATAAAGCACAAAAAATACAAAAGACACATTAGTtattatatatgcatgtatgGTGACTTGAACAGAGTGCTTAATTCTGATGACATAGATGACAAAATATGAACAATTATTAGATAAAAAAAATAACTTGGTAGCCTACTGCTTACTATTTTAATTAACTATTATACGTGTATGAAAATACCATTATGGCAAACTTGAAAAAAAACCCTTGACTGGAGTCCTCTGTTTCGATTCTATCCCTCCTCTGGTCTATCCGCGGCCACTTAGCTTTAGGTTTTTATGATAATGTATGTGTTTGTTTTAATAGGGGTGCTAgatatttataattttacaaaGACTCCTTTTTCTAATCTAATTATTATTAACTCAaacaaattattttataattcTTATTCTAACTTAAATCAAATTCATCacctattattattattattattattattattattattattattatctaaaaatcatgtatattacatatatacctCCTTAAAATGggattccgtccccggaatcAACGAAACTAAATAGTCGTACCTGGATCGAATAAATGCGGATATTTTTCACgaatagattcttctaattcccaagtagcctctctttccgaatgatttttccacaaaactttcacAAACGGAATGGTGTTCTTTCTCAAAACTCGCTCTTCTCGAGCTAAGATAACCTCAGCTTcttcctcacaagaaagatcctCTCTAATCTTATGTAATGGATATTGAACTACGTGTAACGGATGATATTTATAGCCCCTCAAAACtaacacatgaaacacattatgtaTATGAGATAGTTGTGGCGGTAACGCAACTCTATAAGACACTTCCCCCACTTTCTCCATAacatcaaaaggtccaacatatctcggactaagctttcccttcataacaaaacgcttcacacccttacaaggagacaccttcaagaacacatgatcacctggctCAAATCCACCAAACTTCTGATGTTGATCCGCATAACTCTTTTGACGAGATCGAGCTTCCTTTaaactttctttaactttctccACCTTCTCATTAGTGATTCTAACTAGCTCTGGTCCTTCAATGACTCTCtctccaacctcatcccaacacGATGGTGCTCTACACCTCCTACCATATAAAgcctcaaatggtggcataccaatactcgcgtGCCAGCTATTATTGTACGCAAACTCGACAAGATACAGATATTTATCCCAATCACCTGTCCACTCCAAAGCACAAGCCCTCAACATATCTTCCAATGTTTGAATCGTCCTCTCCGATTGTCCATcggtctgtggatgataagctgtactaaAATTAAGTCTTGTACCCCAAGCTTGTTGGAAACCCTTCCAAAACCGCGATGTAAATCTCGTATCCCTATCAGAAACTATCGACACAGGCACACCATGAAGTCTAACAATATCTCGCTGAAAAATCTCTGCCAACTCGTGAACATGAGTAGTCTCTCTAATAGGCAAGAAGTGAGCGGACTTAGTGAGCctatcaaccaccacccatatgacatcgttcttcttgaaagtcctcggtaaatgagtcacaaaatccatagtaatgttttcccacttccaaactagaatatctagctgctgcaacaatccactaggcctctgatggtctatcttcacttgttgacatgtaagacattttcccacaaattctgctatatctcccttcattccactccaccaaaagtgcttcttcaaatccctatacatcttggttgaacctggatgaatagaaaatgaagaactatgagcctccttcaaaatttcTTCATGAATCGTCATGTCTGCAGGAACACACAATTTACTACCCAACCATATCACACCCTCAACATCAATATGAAAGTGTTTTTGCTTGCCACCTGCCACTTCAGATCTAATAGCTTTCAAACCTGTATCATCCTTCGGAGCTTCCTTAACCCTTGAAACAAGATTCGGTTTCACTTTCAAATTTGCAATGCTACCACTTGATcctctaacatacaactcaacacccaagcgctccaaatctgaaataaggtgcggctgagtaatgagagatgcaacactccccaagttcttcctactaagagcgtctaccactacattcgcctttcccggatggtactgaatatttgcatcataatccttaagaagttcaagccacctccgctgcctcatgttaagctccttctgaTTAAATatgtatttgagactcttgtg
This sequence is a window from Apium graveolens cultivar Ventura chromosome 9, ASM990537v1, whole genome shotgun sequence. Protein-coding genes within it:
- the LOC141685899 gene encoding uncharacterized protein LOC141685899, which encodes MEMHDFDVILGMDWLSEHRATIDCQGKRVIFGDADKQEFVYQGSQPKGDVKLISSLKASKLLSKGCDGYLAFVKDTSKDEPRIEDYPVVREYEDVFLDELPGLPPHREVEFTIELVPGAEPISKAPYRMVPLELQELKEQLQELLDRGFIRPSVSPWGAPVLKWHSWDILYIELDPAKVEAITNWPRPSNVTEVRSFLGLAGYYRRFVEGLSSIALPLTQLMRKGIKFEWNDDCEKSFQEGSSGSIANLKVKPNLVSRVKEAPKDDTGLKAIRSEVAGGKQKHFHIDVEGVIWLGSKLCVPADMTIHEEILKEAHKIFQRDIVRLHGVPVSIVSDRDTRFTSRFWKGFQQAWGTRLNFSTAYHPQTDGQSERTIQTLEDMLRACALEWTGDWDKYLYLVEFAYNNSWHASIGMPPFEALYGRRCRAPSCWDEVGERVIEGPELVRITNEKVEKVKESLKEARSRQKSYADQHQKFGGFEPDRGREN